Genomic window (Chryseobacterium sp. H1D6B):
ACTAATATTTAAATTGACTATTACTTTATAAATTATTTAAATTTATAAGCTAAACCTACTTGGAATACATTGTTTCTTACTGCATCTCCGTTATTGTTTTTGTAGATATCTGTTAAACCTGCAGTATATCTAACTGTAAGCCCTAAATTTTGTGTGAAATAATATCCAGCTCCTAAACCAATACCGAAGTTAAAGGTATTAAAGTCACTTTTATCAAGTGTTGCAATTTGAGTATCGCTGGAATTGCCATTGGTTGAGCTTTTAAACTTATCCTTAGCACTTACTAGGAAACCAAATTCTGGTCCTGCTTCTAAATAAAATTCAGGAGTAGCGTTGTACTGGAACATTACCGGAACTGCTACATAACCTAAGTTTCTTGAATAATCTGCTTTATAATCATTTCCGAAAGCAGAATATTTTCTGGTTACTTTTGATCCAAGGTCATTATATATAACCTCCGGCTGTACACTGAATGAGCTTCCAACAGGAATGTTAGCAAATACCCCTGCATTGAATCCGATTTTAGATTTAGAATCATCTAAGTCAGCTCCTTTTGAAAGAGATGAAACGTTCATTCCACCTTTTACCCCAAATGTAACTGGAGATGAAGAAGAAGTTGACGTAGAAGTTGTTTGTTGAGCGAATGCTAATGAACTTGCAGTTACTGCTAATCCTAAAATTAACTTTTTCATAACTTTAATTTTTAATATTTACTATTATTATTTTAAATTTTACTACTGTCAAATTTTCTGTTTGACGCAGAGTATCTTTCAAATTGTTTGCCAAAGTTGAATTTTTCATTAAAAAACATCTATTCTGATGAATGAATTCAACCTAAAAGACTGATAATCATTGATTAAAAATCAATTAAACGTTTGTTTGTAAACCTTATAATGTTATTCTATTTTTAAATCTTTTAAGTGATGAAAAAATTATTTAACCTATGAAATCGGTCAAACGTAGTGGTAATAAGCTATTGATTGTTTTTGCTTTATTAAATTTGCATTTTAAAAACTAAAATCTATAACCAACTTTAAAAAGTATAACTCGAATCAAAGTTTACGAAAATTCGTAGACGCTTATTAATATCTTACATTATGAAAAAATGCATTTTATTGGTGCTATTTCTGATGCTTGAAAATAACCTTCAGGCTCAGGTGGGAATCAATACAACTACGCCAAATCCATCTTCCGTAATGGATATGG
Coding sequences:
- a CDS encoding porin family protein; translated protein: MKKLILGLAVTASSLAFAQQTTSTSTSSSSPVTFGVKGGMNVSSLSKGADLDDSKSKIGFNAGVFANIPVGSSFSVQPEVIYNDLGSKVTRKYSAFGNDYKADYSRNLGYVAVPVMFQYNATPEFYLEAGPEFGFLVSAKDKFKSSTNGNSSDTQIATLDKSDFNTFNFGIGLGAGYYFTQNLGLTVRYTAGLTDIYKNNNGDAVRNNVFQVGLAYKFK